Proteins encoded within one genomic window of Bacteroidales bacterium:
- a CDS encoding dihydrolipoamide acetyltransferase family protein — MAHAVIMPRQGQSVESCILTEWYKAVGESISRGDLLFAYETDKAVFEEEAPEDGILLARFYEEGDEVPVLLNVAVIGAEGEAFETFRPEESSGSRMEPASTGPFTEAVSLSQAVKDASSISPRARKLAREKRVVLEGVSGTGPGGRIIERDIVEAIRQGKRLTPLAQKKMEAGGLTVSSDFPGCGKYKVEDLVSPSSDPHPRSVSQGTGSFSDVPLSNVRKIIAGAMHRSLQNSAQLTHHLSANASAMLQLRREVKLRLEGGYPCNITLNDMVCYALIQSLLLHRGANAHFLGQHIRIFEQVNLGLAVDTDRGLMVPVLLNADRYNLPELSVRLKEIAGSSKKGSISPDLIVPEAATFTVSNLGNYGVEMFTPLINLPQVGILGVNTIIQRPAILADGTFAFQPFIGLSLTYDHRALDGGPATLFLAEIKKQIEQLSPDLLR; from the coding sequence ATGGCCCATGCAGTTATCATGCCCAGGCAGGGACAGTCCGTAGAGAGTTGCATTCTCACCGAATGGTATAAGGCTGTGGGGGAAAGCATCTCCAGGGGAGACCTGCTGTTTGCTTACGAAACAGATAAGGCCGTCTTTGAAGAGGAGGCTCCTGAGGATGGAATCCTGCTGGCCCGTTTCTATGAAGAGGGTGACGAGGTGCCTGTATTGCTGAATGTGGCAGTGATCGGAGCCGAGGGGGAAGCTTTTGAAACATTCCGGCCGGAGGAGTCTTCAGGCAGCAGGATGGAGCCTGCTTCCACAGGCCCCTTTACGGAAGCTGTTTCCCTATCTCAGGCAGTGAAAGATGCTTCCTCCATTTCCCCCAGGGCCCGGAAGCTGGCCCGGGAGAAACGGGTTGTCCTGGAAGGGGTGTCAGGCACCGGTCCCGGTGGGCGGATTATCGAGCGGGATATTGTGGAAGCAATCAGGCAGGGTAAACGACTCACTCCACTGGCTCAAAAGAAAATGGAGGCCGGGGGACTGACGGTCTCCTCTGACTTTCCCGGCTGCGGAAAGTATAAGGTGGAAGATCTGGTCTCACCCTCTTCAGATCCCCACCCACGGTCTGTCAGTCAGGGAACGGGCTCCTTTTCGGATGTACCTCTCAGTAATGTCAGAAAGATCATTGCCGGTGCCATGCACAGGTCCTTGCAGAATTCGGCTCAGCTTACTCACCATCTCAGTGCCAATGCCTCTGCCATGTTGCAGCTGAGGCGAGAGGTAAAGCTCCGGCTGGAGGGTGGCTATCCCTGCAACATCACCCTGAACGATATGGTCTGCTACGCGCTTATTCAAAGTCTCCTGTTGCATCGCGGAGCCAATGCTCATTTCCTGGGGCAGCATATCCGGATCTTCGAACAGGTAAATCTGGGTCTGGCCGTTGATACGGATCGCGGATTGATGGTTCCGGTCCTGTTAAACGCCGATCGTTATAACCTGCCGGAACTCTCGGTCAGGCTGAAGGAAATCGCCGGCAGTTCCAAAAAGGGAAGTATTTCTCCCGACCTGATTGTGCCGGAAGCAGCCACTTTCACCGTATCTAACCTGGGCAACTATGGGGTGGAGATGTTTACTCCGCTTATAAACCTCCCCCAGGTAGGGATCCTGGGTGTGAATACCATTATTCAGCGACCCGCTATCCTGGCCGACGGAACATTTGCTTTCCAGCCTTTTATCGGATTGTCCCTGACTTATGACCACCGGGCACTCGATGGTGGACCGGCCACCCTGTTCCTGGCCGAGATTAAAAAGCAGATCGAGCAACTTTCCCCCGATCTTCTCAGATAG
- a CDS encoding thiamine pyrophosphate-dependent enzyme produces the protein MPKKQYINPSELRQSQVLELGSIPVNSYRRSVKDELSGFSGEDLIRIYRDMQIIREFESMLNLIKTTGEYKGISHSHPGPAHLSIGQEAAAVGMAYKLGIDDYIFGSHRSHGEILAKGLSAIQKLDEDKLYGIMKDFFDGRILGIVEKGHQGDIRSLALKFLVYGTLAEIFARETGFNKGLGGSMHAFFTPFGIYPNNAIVGGSGDIAVGAALYKKVNRKPGIVVANIGDASLGCGPVWEGMTFAAMDQFRELWEGDMKGGLPIIFNIMNNQYGMGGQTCGETMGYAIAARVGAALNAEKMHAERVDGYNPLAVIDAYERKMKIIEEKKGPVFLDVLTYRYSGHSPSDSSSYRSREEVEAWESVDSIVSYGRELMDAGLAAQADLDQIKAACDELIMDAFKLSIDDQLSPRMDLISNPGLIGEMMFSNQSVDRMEEGVPEVNHPMEENPRVIQIARKERFAFDKEGRAHSAMKQYQFRDGLFEAIIDRFYKDPTLVAYGEENRDWGGAFAVYRGLTEALPYNRLFNSPISEGAIVGTAIGYGMCGGRVIPEIMYCDFLGRSGDEVFNQLPKWQAMSGNLIKMPVVLRVSVGSKYGAQHSQDWSSLVAHIPGIKVVFPATPYDAKGLMNAALQGTDPVIFFESQRLYGIGEEFHKEGVPEGYYEIPIGEPDIKRKGEDITILTIGATLYRAMKAAGTLQEKYGMSAEIIDARSLVPFNYDLVLSSLKKTGRIVLVSDASERGSYLKDVAQNITELAFDDLDAPPVVVGSRNWITPAYELEDYFFPQAFWIIDAIHEKIVPLKNHVCSQNFTRGEQLRRSRLGV, from the coding sequence ATGCCAAAGAAACAATATATCAACCCGTCGGAGCTCAGGCAGAGCCAGGTCCTGGAACTGGGTTCCATTCCCGTAAACAGCTACCGCAGATCGGTCAAAGATGAGCTGTCGGGTTTCTCCGGGGAAGATCTGATCCGTATTTACCGGGATATGCAGATTATCAGGGAGTTTGAGAGTATGCTGAACCTGATCAAGACCACCGGGGAATACAAGGGGATCAGTCATTCCCATCCCGGTCCGGCTCACCTCTCCATCGGGCAGGAAGCAGCGGCGGTGGGCATGGCTTATAAGCTGGGTATCGATGATTATATTTTTGGCTCGCACCGCTCTCACGGAGAAATCCTGGCCAAAGGGCTTTCTGCCATTCAGAAGCTGGATGAGGATAAGCTCTACGGGATCATGAAGGATTTTTTTGATGGCCGCATCCTGGGTATCGTAGAGAAAGGACATCAGGGTGATATCAGGTCACTGGCTCTTAAATTCCTGGTATACGGCACCCTGGCCGAAATTTTTGCCCGGGAGACCGGTTTTAATAAGGGACTGGGCGGCTCCATGCACGCTTTCTTTACGCCCTTTGGGATTTATCCCAACAACGCCATTGTGGGTGGTTCGGGCGATATTGCCGTTGGAGCGGCACTCTATAAGAAAGTGAACCGGAAACCTGGCATTGTGGTGGCAAATATTGGTGATGCATCCCTGGGATGCGGTCCAGTATGGGAAGGAATGACCTTTGCAGCCATGGACCAGTTCAGGGAGCTGTGGGAAGGGGATATGAAGGGCGGTTTGCCGATCATTTTCAATATTATGAACAACCAGTACGGCATGGGGGGACAGACCTGCGGGGAAACCATGGGATATGCCATAGCAGCCAGGGTGGGAGCAGCTCTGAATGCGGAGAAGATGCATGCAGAGCGTGTAGATGGATACAATCCCCTGGCGGTGATCGATGCCTATGAGCGGAAGATGAAGATCATTGAAGAGAAAAAGGGTCCGGTCTTTCTGGATGTGCTGACCTACCGCTACAGCGGGCACTCTCCGTCCGACTCCTCCTCTTACCGCTCCCGGGAAGAGGTTGAGGCATGGGAATCGGTCGATTCCATTGTCTCCTATGGCCGGGAACTTATGGATGCCGGCCTGGCCGCTCAGGCAGATCTGGATCAGATCAAGGCAGCCTGCGATGAGCTCATCATGGATGCATTTAAACTATCCATTGATGATCAGCTGTCTCCACGAATGGACCTGATCTCCAATCCCGGTCTGATCGGGGAGATGATGTTCTCCAACCAGTCCGTCGACCGCATGGAGGAGGGAGTTCCCGAAGTGAACCACCCCATGGAGGAGAATCCAAGGGTCATACAAATTGCCCGAAAAGAGAGATTTGCCTTTGATAAGGAGGGCCGGGCACATTCGGCCATGAAACAGTACCAGTTCAGGGACGGGCTCTTCGAGGCCATCATCGATCGCTTTTACAAGGATCCGACCCTGGTGGCCTACGGGGAGGAAAATCGTGACTGGGGAGGAGCCTTTGCGGTATACCGGGGACTCACCGAGGCCCTGCCCTATAACCGGCTTTTCAATTCTCCCATTTCGGAAGGGGCCATCGTGGGTACCGCCATTGGATATGGCATGTGCGGGGGGCGGGTTATTCCGGAGATCATGTATTGTGATTTCCTGGGGCGTTCCGGCGACGAGGTTTTTAACCAGTTGCCCAAGTGGCAGGCCATGAGTGGAAATCTGATTAAAATGCCGGTAGTGCTGAGGGTGTCGGTAGGTTCCAAATACGGGGCCCAGCACTCCCAGGACTGGTCCTCCCTGGTGGCCCACATACCAGGGATCAAAGTGGTATTCCCTGCCACCCCCTACGATGCGAAGGGCTTGATGAATGCCGCCCTGCAGGGAACCGATCCGGTGATCTTTTTTGAGAGCCAGAGGCTGTATGGCATCGGGGAGGAGTTCCATAAGGAGGGTGTTCCGGAAGGATACTATGAGATCCCCATTGGCGAACCCGATATCAAACGAAAAGGGGAGGATATTACCATCCTGACCATCGGAGCCACCCTGTACCGCGCCATGAAGGCAGCCGGTACGCTCCAGGAGAAATACGGGATGTCGGCAGAGATTATTGACGCCCGCTCCCTGGTACCCTTCAATTACGATCTGGTCCTGAGTTCCTTGAAAAAGACGGGTCGCATTGTCCTGGTCAGCGACGCCAGTGAACGGGGATCCTACCTGAAGGATGTGGCCCAGAACATTACAGAACTTGCTTTTGATGACCTGGATGCCCCGCCGGTAGTGGTGGGTTCGCGGAACTGGATAACCCCTGCCTATGAGCTGGAGGATTATTTCTTTCCTCAGGCTTTCTGGATTATCGATGCTATTCATGAGAAGATCGTACCTTTAAAGAATCATGTATGCTCCCAGAACTTTACCAGGGGCGAACAGTTGCGAAGAAGCAGGCTGGGGGTTTAA
- a CDS encoding PHP domain-containing protein, whose protein sequence is MSYLKQFPKQLSLLNSYQAAKPLRALKVNNHIHTPCSFSAFGSMEEAVKMAGEEGVRILGINDFYVTDGYGEFIEKCRKYRLFPLLNVELIGISKEEQEAGIRVNDPSNPGRTYISGKGLAFPSILPASQQEKLNRVVLESNKQVEKMIGLLKAWLEFQRTGISISVEGIMKEHALHLLRERHVAKALRLKLEAASANDDSFYKLLERVYGGLPTEKKREDIAGIEEELRTRLLKAGSPAFVPEDEKAFLKLDEIMEIIRAAGGIPTYPMLLDGAGSGITPFESDRVNLLSVLKKWGFNSVELIPLRNRAEVLKEYAGYFYENGFVVSFGTEHNTTAMRPLTVSCKNGVALENSLLEISFNGAAYQAAHQYLTAQEGPAYRPLLRDQMEELGRAVLNHYFKTTE, encoded by the coding sequence ATGAGTTATTTAAAGCAGTTTCCCAAACAGCTTTCCCTGTTGAATTCCTACCAGGCGGCTAAGCCTCTCCGGGCTTTAAAGGTCAACAACCACATTCATACTCCCTGTTCATTCAGTGCATTCGGAAGCATGGAAGAGGCCGTTAAGATGGCCGGAGAAGAAGGTGTCAGGATATTGGGAATCAATGATTTTTATGTGACTGACGGCTATGGGGAGTTTATTGAAAAGTGCCGGAAGTACCGGCTCTTTCCCCTCCTGAATGTGGAGCTTATCGGTATCAGCAAAGAGGAGCAGGAGGCAGGAATCAGGGTGAATGATCCCAGTAATCCGGGGCGGACCTATATCAGTGGCAAGGGACTGGCATTTCCCTCCATACTTCCTGCAAGCCAGCAGGAGAAATTAAACAGGGTGGTCCTTGAGAGTAATAAGCAGGTCGAAAAGATGATCGGTCTGCTTAAGGCCTGGCTGGAGTTTCAGAGGACCGGCATCTCCATTTCGGTGGAAGGGATCATGAAGGAACATGCCCTTCATTTGCTCCGGGAGAGGCATGTGGCCAAAGCCTTGCGGCTGAAGCTTGAAGCAGCATCAGCAAATGATGATTCCTTTTATAAACTGCTGGAACGGGTTTATGGCGGCCTGCCCACTGAAAAAAAACGTGAAGATATTGCCGGCATCGAGGAGGAACTTCGGACCAGGCTGCTGAAGGCAGGATCCCCCGCTTTCGTGCCGGAAGATGAGAAAGCCTTTTTAAAGCTGGATGAGATTATGGAGATCATCAGAGCTGCGGGCGGGATCCCTACCTATCCCATGTTGCTGGATGGGGCCGGGAGCGGGATCACTCCCTTTGAGAGTGACCGGGTGAACTTGCTGAGTGTGCTGAAAAAGTGGGGCTTTAATTCTGTGGAGCTGATTCCCCTGCGCAACAGGGCAGAGGTTTTAAAGGAGTACGCCGGATACTTCTATGAGAATGGCTTTGTGGTTTCCTTTGGAACCGAGCATAATACAACAGCCATGAGGCCCCTGACGGTCAGCTGTAAAAACGGCGTAGCCCTGGAAAACAGTCTGCTTGAAATATCCTTTAATGGTGCCGCCTACCAGGCAGCGCATCAGTACCTTACGGCTCAGGAAGGTCCGGCTTACAGGCCCTTGCTGCGTGATCAGATGGAGGAACTGGGAAGGGCGGTACTGAATCACTATTTTAAAACAACAGAATAA
- a CDS encoding SDR family NAD(P)-dependent oxidoreductase, with the protein MEQKKESVLALVPAIRMILSENALKSGSFVLLDQLTERDPEKITIRLGRTISVFRGEPEELLKQIEASKADIGEYIFIEELGLLGLSSNKSKVEQKLATVRKEGRGAGLPEAVASPQSRKPLYNKVIAITGGAMGFGEGIARQLFGEGANVVIMDINRQEGTRLAGELNQHRSPNRAWFIEADVSSLESMEQAVYETVLEFGGLDVMISNAGVLRAGAIDELEESEFDLVTGVNYKGYYNSVKAVVPVMKLQNRFSGDNYGDIIQINSKSGLEGSKKNFAYSGSKFAGIGLTHSFAMELIGDRIKVNAICPGNYFEGPLWSDPEKGLFVQYLKAAKVSGAKTIMDVKRHYESMVPAGRGCRVEDVVKAIKYVIDQEYETGQAIPVTGGQVMLS; encoded by the coding sequence ATGGAACAGAAAAAAGAAAGTGTCCTTGCACTGGTTCCCGCCATCCGGATGATTTTGTCTGAAAATGCTCTGAAGAGTGGAAGCTTTGTACTGCTGGATCAACTTACCGAACGCGATCCCGAAAAGATCACCATTCGCCTGGGACGCACCATTTCGGTATTCAGGGGGGAGCCTGAAGAGCTTCTGAAACAGATTGAAGCTTCCAAAGCGGATATCGGAGAGTATATTTTTATCGAAGAGCTTGGACTGCTGGGCCTGTCTTCCAATAAATCCAAGGTAGAGCAGAAGCTGGCCACGGTCCGCAAGGAGGGCCGGGGGGCCGGACTTCCCGAGGCGGTGGCTTCGCCCCAGTCTCGTAAACCTCTTTACAATAAAGTGATAGCCATAACCGGAGGAGCCATGGGCTTTGGGGAAGGCATAGCCCGGCAGCTGTTCGGAGAAGGGGCCAATGTGGTCATTATGGATATCAACAGGCAGGAGGGAACGCGTCTGGCAGGGGAGCTGAACCAGCACAGGTCGCCTAACAGAGCCTGGTTTATTGAGGCGGATGTAAGCAGCCTGGAGTCCATGGAGCAGGCGGTATATGAGACGGTCCTGGAATTCGGAGGATTGGATGTGATGATCAGCAACGCCGGCGTGTTAAGGGCCGGAGCCATTGACGAGCTGGAAGAAAGTGAGTTCGATCTGGTGACCGGGGTCAACTACAAGGGCTATTACAACAGTGTAAAAGCCGTGGTCCCCGTCATGAAGCTGCAGAACAGGTTCTCGGGCGATAACTATGGCGATATCATCCAGATAAACTCCAAATCGGGTCTGGAGGGAAGTAAAAAGAATTTTGCCTATTCGGGCAGCAAATTTGCAGGGATCGGACTGACTCATTCCTTTGCCATGGAACTGATCGGCGACAGGATCAAGGTCAATGCCATTTGTCCGGGCAATTATTTCGAAGGGCCCCTGTGGTCCGATCCGGAGAAAGGGCTGTTTGTTCAGTATCTGAAAGCAGCCAAGGTCAGTGGTGCCAAAACAATCATGGATGTGAAACGTCATTATGAGTCCATGGTTCCGGCAGGGCGAGGATGCAGGGTGGAGGATGTGGTGAAGGCTATTAAATATGTGATCGACCAGGAGTATGAAACGGGACAGGCCATTCCGGTAACCGGCGGACAGGTCATGCTAAGTTAA
- a CDS encoding HAD-IA family hydrolase: MKIEGIIFDLDGTLIHTIEDIAGAANEMFARHGLPGHDLDYYLKWIGNGAVKFVERALGEPVGEKQLRAYVSEFKEIYAENLHDRSRVYEGVPAMLDKLVDHRIKISVLSNKPHLLTRRVCEFYLSSWPFDPVLGQREEVHRKPDPAAAFEIAEQWGMASEKILFVGDSDNDILTAQAAGMVPLGVTWGYGRLAGTPVEGMGELISDPARILDFIS, translated from the coding sequence ATGAAAATCGAAGGAATTATTTTTGACCTGGACGGAACACTGATCCATACCATTGAAGATATTGCAGGGGCGGCCAATGAGATGTTTGCCAGGCACGGACTGCCCGGACATGATCTGGATTATTATCTGAAATGGATCGGGAATGGCGCCGTGAAGTTTGTTGAGAGGGCGCTGGGGGAACCGGTCGGTGAGAAACAGCTAAGGGCCTATGTGTCGGAATTTAAGGAGATCTATGCAGAGAACCTGCACGACAGGAGCCGGGTATATGAAGGGGTCCCGGCTATGCTGGATAAGCTGGTGGATCATAGGATTAAGATTTCTGTGCTTTCAAACAAGCCTCATCTGCTGACCCGTAGGGTATGTGAGTTCTACCTGTCTTCATGGCCCTTTGATCCAGTACTGGGCCAGCGTGAGGAGGTGCACCGCAAGCCCGATCCGGCAGCAGCATTTGAGATTGCAGAACAATGGGGGATGGCCTCTGAAAAGATCCTTTTTGTGGGAGATTCGGACAACGATATCCTTACGGCACAGGCTGCAGGAATGGTTCCCCTGGGGGTCACCTGGGGCTATGGCCGGCTGGCCGGCACACCGGTGGAGGGAATGGGAGAGTTAATTAGTGATCCGGCCCGGATCCTCGATTTTATATCCTGA
- a CDS encoding zinc-binding dehydrogenase, whose amino-acid sequence MKTKAVRLYGKRDLRMEEFELPAIQKDEILAKVVSDSLCMSSYKAAIQGTAHKRIPDDVSENPVIIGHEFAGELVEVGARWSGQFKAGDKFAIQPALNYPDGPVGILGAPGYSYQFLGGDATYVVIPREVMEMGCLLVYKGPGYYQASMAEPYSCVIGAMHANYHIKPGTYVHDMEIVDGGKMAILAGVGPMGLAAISYVLNRQDRKPSLLVVTDIDPERLRRAEELFPPSMALARGIGLHYVNTGMLSDPASYIKGLNKGEGYNDVFVFAPVASVVEEADKLLAFDGCLNFFAGPSDPDFSAKLNFYNVHYAYTHIVGTSGGNTDDIRESLALMEKGMDTSGLITHIGGLDAVPQATLNLPEISGGKKLIYTHIELPLTAIADFRKLGESKPLFRKLADICDRYGGLWSVEAEELLLSEKP is encoded by the coding sequence ATGAAAACCAAGGCGGTCCGCTTATATGGCAAAAGAGATTTGAGGATGGAAGAGTTTGAACTACCTGCCATTCAGAAGGATGAAATCCTGGCAAAGGTGGTCAGTGACAGCCTGTGCATGTCTTCCTACAAAGCGGCCATCCAGGGAACAGCCCATAAACGGATTCCTGATGATGTTTCAGAGAACCCGGTGATTATCGGGCATGAATTTGCCGGAGAGCTTGTGGAGGTGGGGGCCAGGTGGAGCGGGCAGTTTAAGGCGGGGGATAAATTTGCCATCCAGCCGGCGCTTAATTACCCGGACGGACCGGTGGGAATCCTGGGGGCCCCCGGTTATTCCTATCAGTTTCTGGGAGGGGATGCCACTTATGTGGTGATTCCCAGGGAGGTAATGGAAATGGGCTGTCTGCTGGTTTACAAGGGTCCTGGCTATTACCAGGCATCCATGGCGGAGCCTTATTCCTGCGTTATCGGGGCCATGCATGCCAACTACCATATCAAGCCCGGCACCTATGTCCACGACATGGAGATTGTGGATGGCGGAAAAATGGCCATTCTGGCCGGGGTGGGGCCGATGGGACTTGCTGCCATCAGCTATGTACTGAACCGTCAGGACCGGAAACCCTCCTTACTGGTGGTCACCGATATTGATCCGGAGCGGCTCAGGCGGGCCGAAGAGCTTTTTCCTCCATCCATGGCCCTGGCCCGGGGTATCGGCTTGCACTACGTAAATACAGGTATGCTCAGCGATCCCGCGTCTTATATCAAAGGCCTCAACAAAGGGGAGGGCTACAATGATGTATTTGTTTTTGCCCCGGTCGCCTCTGTCGTTGAAGAGGCCGATAAATTGCTGGCTTTTGATGGCTGCCTGAACTTCTTTGCGGGTCCGTCCGACCCGGATTTCAGTGCAAAACTGAATTTCTACAACGTCCACTATGCCTATACCCATATAGTGGGAACCAGCGGAGGGAATACGGACGATATCAGGGAGTCGCTGGCTTTGATGGAGAAGGGGATGGATACATCCGGACTGATCACTCATATCGGGGGACTGGATGCCGTGCCGCAGGCAACCCTCAACCTTCCTGAGATATCCGGGGGCAAAAAGCTGATTTATACGCACATTGAGCTGCCTCTTACGGCCATTGCCGATTTCAGGAAACTGGGTGAAAGCAAGCCTCTGTTTCGCAAACTGGCCGATATCTGCGACCGGTACGGCGGACTTTGGTCCGTAGAGGCGGAAGAACTCTTGCTATCCGAAAAACCCTAA